The Elephas maximus indicus isolate mEleMax1 chromosome 19, mEleMax1 primary haplotype, whole genome shotgun sequence genome contains a region encoding:
- the DDX5 gene encoding probable ATP-dependent RNA helicase DDX5, translated as MSGYSSDRDRGRDRGFGAPRFGGSRAGPLSGKKFGNPGEKLVKKKWNLDELPKFEKNFYQEHPDLARRTAQDVETYRRSKEITVRGHNCPKPVLNFYEANFPANVMDVIARQNFTEPTAIQAQGWPVALSGLDMVGVAQTGSGKTLSYLLPAIVHINHQPFLERGDGPICLVLAPTRELAQQVQQVAAEYCRACRLKSTCIYGGAPKGPQIRDLERGVEICIATPGRLIDFLECGKTNLRRTTYLVLDEADRMLDMGFEPQIRKIVDQIRPDRQTLMWSATWPKEVRQLAEDFLKDYIHINIGALELSANHNILQIVDVCHDVEKDEKLIRLMEEIMSEKENKTIVFVETKRRCDELTRKMRRDGWPAMGIHGDKSQQERDWVLNEFKHGKAPILIATDVASRGLDVEDVKFVINYDYPNSSEDYIHRIGRTARSTKTGTAYTFFTPNNIKQVNDLISVLREANQAINPKLLQLVEDRGSGRSRGRGGMKDDRRDRYSAGKRGGFNTFRDRENYDRGYSSLLKRDFGAKTENGVYSAAANYTNGSFGSNFVSAGIQTSFRTGNPTGTYQNGYDSTQQYGTSVPNMHNGMNQQAAYAYPATAAAPMIGYPMPTGYSQ; from the exons ATGTCAGGTTATTCGAGTGACCGAGACCGCGGCCGGGACCGAGG GTTTGGGGCACCTCGATTTGGAGGAAGCAGGGCAGGGCCCCTGTCTGGAAAGAAGTTTGGAAATCCTGGGGAGAAGCTAGTTAAAAAGAAGTGGAATCTTGACGAACTGCCCAAATTTGAGAAGAATTTTTACCAAGAACACCCTGATTTGGCTAGGCGCACAGCG CAAGATGTGGAGACATACAGAAGAAGTAAGGAAATTACAGTTAGAGGCCACAACTGCCCGAAGCCAGTTTTGAATTTTTATGAGGCAAACTTTCCTG CAAATGTTATGGATGTGATTGCAAGACAGAACTTTACTGAACCTACTGCTATTCAAGCTCAGGGATGGCCAGTTGCTTTAAGTGGATTGGATATGGTTGGAGTAGCACAGACTGGATCCGGGAAAACGTTGTCT TACTTGCTGCCTGCCATCGTCCACATCAATCATCAGCCGTTCCTAGAAAGAGGTGATGGGCCTATT tGCTTGGTGCTGGCGCCAACTCGGGAACTGGCCCAACAGGTACAGCAGGTAGCTGCTGAATACTGTAGAGCATGTCGTTTGAAGTCTACTTGCATCTATGGTGGAGCTCCCAAAGGACCACAGATACGTGATTTGGAGAGAG GTGTGGAAATCTGTATCGCAACACCTGGAAGACTAATTGACTTCTTAGAGTGTGGGAAAACCAATCTGAGAAGAACAACTTACCTTGTCCTTGATGAAGCAGATAGAATGCTCGATATGGGCTTTGAACCCCAAATAAGGAAGATTGTGGATCAGATAAGA CCTGATAGGCAAACCCTAATGTGGAGTGCGACTTGGCCAAAAGAAGTAAGACAGCTTGCTGAAGACTTCCTGAAAGATTACATTCATATAAACATTGGTGCACTAGAACTGAGCGCAAACCACAACATCCTTCAGATCGTGGATGTGTGTCATGATGTGGAAAAGGATGAAAA actTATTCGTCTAATGGAAGAGATCATGAGTGAGAAGGAGAATAAAACTATTGTTTTTGTTGAAACCAAAAGAAGATGTGATGAACTTACCAGAAAAATGAGGAGAGATGG GTGGCCTGCCATGGGTATCCATGGTGATAAAAGTCAGCAGGAGCGAGACTGGGTTCTAAATG AATTCAAACATGGAAAAGCTCCTATTCTGATTGCTACAGATGTGGCCTCCAGAGGGCTAG ATGTGGAAGATGTGAAATTTGTCATCAATTATGACTACCCTAACTCCTCAGAGGATTATATTCATCGAATTGGAAGAACTGCTCGCAGTACCAAAACAGGCACAGCATACACTTTCTTTACACCTAATAACATAAAGCAAGTGAACGATCTTATTTCTGTGCTTCGAGAAGCTAATCAAGCAATTAATCCCAAGTTGCTTCAGTTGGTCGAAGACAGAGGGTCAG GTCGTTCCAGGGGTAGAGGAGGCATGAAGGATGACCGCCGGGACAGATACTCTGCAGGCAAAAGGGGTGGATTCAATACTTTCAGAGACAGGGAAAATTATGACAGAGGTTATTCTAGTCTGCTTAAGAGAGATTTTGGGGCAAAAACTGAGAACGGTGTTTACAGTGCTGCTGCAAATTACACCAATGGGAGCTTTGGAAGTAATTTTGTGTCTGCTGGTATACAGACCAGTTTTAGGACTGGTAATCCAACAGGGACTTACCAGAACGGTTATGATAGCACTCAGCAATATGGAACTAGTGTTCCAAATATGCACAATGGTATGAACCAACAGGCGGCATATGCCTATCCTGCTACTGCAGCTGCACCTATGATTGGTTATCCAATGCCAACAGGATATTCTCAATAA